The Eggerthella guodeyinii sequence CGCCGATGGACGTATCATTGATCGGACCGGAAAGGCCTTGCTTGACGATGGCTCGGAAGCACGCCTTGACCTCCTCGCTGCCCTTGAAGAACTCGGCGATCTCCTTGGGAACGGCGTCGTCGCATTGCCGCGAGATGTTCACATGCTGCTCGCTATGGTACTCGTACGCCCCGCCGCCCATGATCGCAACGTCCCCTACCGCTTTCTCATCGCTCAACATGGTCGCAATCCGGCCCTCGAGCTCCTTCGACTTCGCACATGCCATCTTCTGAAGGAATACGAGCTGCTGCCTCGCGCGTACGTCCTCCTCGGTCCTGCCCTTGATATCGTCGATCATCTCGCTGATCTTCGTCATGGGACATCCTCTCTCGCAGAATCGTCCATACTATGCAGGGTGCAGCGCATCGTCCTTTGGTTCAATCGTCCTGCACGTCCGCAGGACGCTTGAGAACGCAAACTAATCAAAAAACGCGACCTGAGCTACCCGCGCAGCAGGTCGGATGCACTTGCGGAGATCGCGTTCTCGTCAAGCAGCTTCCAGTACATCTGCAGCTCCTTAACGAACGGCATCACTTGCTCGATGTTGAGGTTCTCGCCCGTGTCGTCGTTCAGTATATCCACGACGGCGTGCAAGAGGGAGTCGAGGCTCACCTTCTTGCAGTCTACGATGGACTTCGCCATGGTGTAGACGAACACGTTCTCCACGTTGTTCGCGAGGACGTCCTCGGACGAGAACGCGTACTTGTAGGCCGTCACGTCCACGCGCACGATGGCGTAGTTCTCAGGGAACACGAAGGACTTCGTCTCCTCGGTCTCGCCGATGGACGTATCATTGATCGGACCGGAAAGGCCCTTTTTGACGAGCTTCTGGAAGCCCGCCTTGACCTCCTCGCTGCCCTTGAAGAACTCGGCGATCTCCTTGGGAACGGCATCGTCGCATTGCTGCGAGATGTTCACATGCTGTCCGCTATGGTACTCGTACGCTCTGCCGCCCACGATCTCGGGCGCGCCCGCCGTCTCCTCTTTGCTCAGCTTGAGCTTGAGTCGGTTCTCGAAGGTCTCCGACTTCGCGCTGGCCATCTTCTGAAGGAAGCAATACTGCTCTCTCGTGCGGATCTCCTCCTCGGTCTTGCCCTTGAGTTCGTCGATCAACTTGCTGATTTTCGCCATGGGACATCCTCTCTCGCGTCAAATCGCACCTACGGGATCATCGTATCACCCGTACCCTGCGCAGCGCGCCCGCACGAGGAGAGAATCCGCAGGAAGGCGCCGTTCCCTAGCGCACGGCCAGCCTGCGGCCGAGGGGCTTGGCGCGGTACATGGCCTCGTCAGCCCGGTCGAGCAGCGTGCGGGCGGTGTCGTCGGGACGCACGAAGCATGCGCCGCAGCTGGCCGTGAGCGAGAAGGAGCCCGCCTCGGTCTCGAACACGTGCTGCTCGATGACGTCGACCTCGGCGAACAGGCGCTCGAGGTCCGCATCGACAAGCCCTTGCGGCGCGCACAGCACGAACTCGTCGCCGCCGAAGCGGCCGACCCACGCGTCGAACTCGCGCGCGAGGTTGCGCAGGCGGTTGGCGAAGTACTGCAGCGTGTCGTCGCCGGCCACGTGGCCGTACGTGTCGTTGATCAGCTTGAAGTCGTCGATGTCGAGCACCACGACCGCGGCGGCCTCGACGGCAGGATCGTCCTTCGCGGCCTGGATGAGCCCTTCGAGCTCGTTGTTGATGTAGGTCTTGTTGAACAGCTTCGTGAACCCGTCGCGCACGGCGAGATCGTTGAACTTCGTCACCATGTGCGTGATCTCGATGTTGTCGTGCACCTCGATATCGGCCACGAGCAGGCTGTCGGTCACGTCCTTGATCAGCTCGAGGGCGAAAACGCGTCCTTCCACCTCGGACGGCAGGCTCGTGACGAGCAGCACGCGCCCGTCGAGGTACTCGATCTTGAACATGGGCGCCTGCAGCGCCAAGCAGGAGCGCGACGTGCAGTTGAGGCACGGCGCGCCCTGCTTCCAGACGCGATAGCAGAGCTCGTCGGACGCGCGAAGCTCCGCCGTATCGCAACCGTACGCGAACACCCGGTGGTCGCTCGGATCGACCAGGCGGTAGAAGTCGTACTTCAGCTGGTCGAATGCGGCATTCGCAACAGCGGGATGGATGCTCGCGTACGGGAACATGGCTACCCCAATTCCGCTAACTGCGCCTCCACGCGAGCCAGCTTATCGGCCATTTCGGCATGCTTGGCACGATCCTTCTCCACGATCTCGGGCGCGGCCTTCGCCAAGAAGCCCGGATTCCCCAGCTTCTTCTCCAGCTTGCCGGCGTCGGCGGCCAGCTTCGCACGCTCCTTCTCCAAGCGCGCGCGCTCGGCGTCGAAGTCCACGAGGCCCGACAGCACGATGTACACCTCGAGGCCCGGCGCCAGCGACACGCTGGACTCGGCCGGCTTCTCGGCGTCGGCGGCGATCGCGAGCGACGCCGTGGCGCCCATGCCCTCGATCAGCCCGCGCTGCGCCTCGAGCAGCGCCGCGTCGGCCTCCCCCGCCTTCACGACCACGTTGAGCTCGGTCTTCGGCGAGATGCCGTAGCGGGCGCGCGTCGAGCGGATGGCCGACACCGTCTCGCACACCATGTCGATGGCGCGCTCGGCGTCCGCGTCGGCGTAGCGCGCCAGCGCCTCGGCGTCGGGCCACGCAGCCACGATGAGGTACGGCGCGTCCGCGCGATCGATGGGCAGCTGCTGGTAGATCTCCTCCGTCACGAAGGGCATGATGGGATGCAGCAGGCGCAGCGCCTGGTCGAGCACGAACACGAGGTTGCGCTGGCAGGACCGGCGATCCTCCGGCGAGCCGTTCAGGCGGGCTTTCGAGAACTCGATGTACCAGTCGCAGAACTCGTTCCACACGAACGAGTACAGCTCGCGCGTGATCTCGCCGAACTCGAAGTTCGCGAACGCCTCGTCCACGCGGGCGACGAGCCCCGCCAAGCGCGAGAAGATCCAGCGGTCGGCGGGCGTCACGGGCTCGGGCGCGCCCGGCTCGTAGTCGTCGAGGTTCATCGTCACGAAGCGCGCGGCGTTGCGGATCTTGTTCGCGAAGTTGCGCGAGCTTTCCAGCTTCGCCTCGTTGAACTTGAGGTCCTGCGCGCCCGTCACCTGCATGAGCAGGCCGAAGCGCATGCCGTCGGCGCCGTAGTCCTCCATGAGGCGCAGCGGGTCCACGCCGTTGCCGCGGCTCTTGGACATGGGCTTGCCGTCGGCGGCCATCACCGTCGGGTGGATGATGACGTGCTCGAACGGGATGCGATCGGTGCAGTACATGGACGCCATCACCATGCGCGCCACCCACAGGCCCATGATGTCGCGCGCCGTGGACAGCACCTGCGTGGGATACGCCTGCTTCATCTGCGGCGCGTCCATGCCCTCCTCGGTCCATCCCATCGTGGCGAACGGCCACAGCTGCGACGAGAACCACGTGTCGAGCACGTCCTCGTCCTGGCGTGCGGGCTTGCCGCACACGGGGCACACCTCGACGTCCTCCACCGACGCGTCTTCCCAGCCGCACTCGTCGCAGTAGAACATGGGGATGCGGTGGCCCCACCACAGCTGGCGCGAGATGCACCAGTCCTTGAGGTTGTCCAGCCAGTCGAGGTACACCTGCTTCCAGCGCTCGGGGTGGAACTGGATGGAGCCGTCCTCCACCACGCGCGCCGCGTCCTGCTTGAGGCCGTCCACGGCCACGAACCACTGCTCGGACTCCCAGGGCTCGAGCTTCGTGTGGCAGCGGTAGCACGTCATGACGGAGTGGTCGTGGTCCTCCACCTTCTCCAGCAAGCCCAGCTCGTCGAACGCGGCCACGACGGCTTCGCGGGCCTCGTCGCGGTCCATGCCGCTGAACGCGCCGAAGCCGTCCACCACGTGCGCGGTCTCGTCGAAGATGTTGATGCGCTCGAGGCCGTTGCGCTCGCCCATCGCCCAGTCGTTCGGGTCGTGCGCGGGCGTGGTCTTCACGCAGCCGGTGCCGAACTCCCTGTCCACGTGCCAGTCGGCGAAGATGGGGATCTCGCGGTCGACGAGCGGCAGCTTCACCGTCTTGCCCACGAGGTGCTTGAAGCGCTCGTCCTTCGGGTTCACCGCCACGCCCGTGTCGCCGAGCATCGTCTCGGGGCGCGTCGTGGCCACCACGAGGTACTCCAGGCCGTCCTCGGGCTCGGTCAGCGGGTAGCGCAGGTACCACAGGTGCCCCGCCTCGTCCACGTACTCGGCCTCGTCGTCGGAGATGGACGTCGTGCAGTGGGGGCACCAGTTCACGATGCGCTTGCCCTTGTAGATGAGGTCGTCGTGGTACCAGTCCACGAACAGCTTGCGCACGGCCTTCACGTAGGCCGGCTCCAGCGTGAAGTGCTCGTCGGCGTAGTCGCACGAGCAGCCCATGCCCTTGATCTGGTTCACGATGGTGGTGCCGTACTCCTTATACCAGTCGTAGCACGCCTCGATGAACGCCTCGCGGCCGATTTCCAAACGGCTGATGCCCTGGTCGGCCAGCTTCTTGTCCACCTTGGTCTGCGTGGAGATGCCGGCGTGGTCGGTGCCGAGGATCCAGCGCGTGGGACGGCCCTGCATGCGGGCGCGGCGGATGCACGTGTCCTGGATGGTGTCGTTGAGGGCGTGGCCCATGTGCAGCACGCCCGTGATGTTCGGCGGCGGGATGACGATGGTGTAGGGCTGCCCCGTGCCCGCGCCCAGCTCGGGCGTGCGCTGGAAGTAGCCCGCGTCCATCCACGCGTCGAAAAGCGGGCGCTCGTGCGCGGCGAAGTCGTAGTCGATCTTCTTGCCGCTCTTGTCGTTCGTGTTATCGGCCATGATCTGCTCTTTCGTCCTCAAAGTCTCTCAAACCGAAAAGCGGGCGCGCCGCTCGTCCGCGATCCGCCCGCTCGTTTACCGCATCCTGCGCCCGCGCTACGCGCTTTGCAGGCTCGCCTCGCCGCCCGCCGGAAGGGCCTCGATCTCGTCCGCCGGCTCGATGTCGGGCTTCGTCTCTCCCGTGATGTCCGTCGCGCGGATGGTCACCGACGACGGGCCGTTCTGCTCGGGCAGGTCGTACATCACGTCTTGCAGCACGCGCTCGCAGATGGAGCGCAGGCCGCGGGCGCCCGTGCCGTGCTCGACGGCCTCGTGCGCGATGGCGCGCAGGGCCTCGGGCTCGAACGTGAGCGCGGAGTCCTCGAACTCGAACATCTTCGTGTACTGCTTCACCAGCGCGTTCTTCGGCTCGGTGAGGATGCGCACGAGGTCGTCCTCCGACAGCTCGTTGAGGGACGTCACCACGGGGATGCGGCCCACGAACTCGGGGATCATGCCGTACTTGTTGAGGTCCTCCGGCAGCACCTGGGCCAGAAGCTCGGCCTCGGCGTGCTTCTTGCTCTCGGGCATCTCGGCGTTGAAGCCCAGGCCGCTCTTGCCCACGCGCTCGGCGATGATGTCGGCCAGGCCCACGAACGCGCCGCCCAGGATGAACAGGATGTTCGTGGTGTCGATGTGGATGAGCTCCTGCTGCGGATGCTTGCGGCCGCCCTGCGGCGGCACGCTGGCCTCCGTGCCCTCGACGATCTTCAACAGCGCCTGCTGCACGCCCTCGCCCGACACGTCGCGGGTGATGGACAGGTTCTCGGCCTTGCGGGCCACCTTGTCGATCTCGTCGATGTAGATGATGCCGATCTCGGCGCGCGGGATGTCGAAATCCGCCGCCGTCATGAGTTTGAGCAGGATGTTCTCCACATCCTCGCCCACGTAGCCGGCCTCGGTGAGGGTCGTGGCGTCCGCGATGGCGAACGGCACGCGCAGCGTGCGGGCCAGCGTCTGGGCCAGCAGCGTCTTGCCCGAGCCCGTGGGGCCCAGCAGCATGATGTTGCTCTTCGCCAGCTCCACGTCGCCGTCCTCGGCGTCCGCGCCCAGGCTGATGCGCTTGTAGTGGTTGTACACCGCCACCGACAGCGCGCGCTTCGCCTGTTCCTGGCCCACCACGTGCTCGGAGAGGTCCGCGTACAGCTCGTGGGGCGTGGGCAGGTCGGCCAGCACGTCCTCCGGCGCCGGATCGGCGACCGACGCCATCACGGCGCCGTCGCCCACCCGCGCGTGGCGGCCCTCTTCAGCATGGGAGAAGCCCTCGGCCGACGCGTCCGCGTCGTGGCCGGGAACGCTCAGCCCCAGGTCGCGCATCATCGCGTCGGCGCACACGGAGATGCACTCGTCGCAGATGTAGATGCCGTTCGGCCCCGAGATCATCGCCGCCACCTGATGCGGCTGCTTGCCGCAGAAGGCGCAGGCGATGTCGGAGTTCCGGCCTTCGAATTCGTCGTCGCGTCTGTCGTTCATGTATCCTGTTCGCTCTTCTACTCGTCGGTGCTCGGCGCAACCGCGCGCGAGGTGGTGATGCGGTCGACCAGGCCGTAGGCAACGGCCTCTTCGGCGGTCATGTAGTTGTCGCGCTCGGTGTCGTTCTGGATGGTCTCGAGCGTCTGGCCCGTGTTGTCCGCGAGGATCTTGTTCAGGCGGTTGCGGGTCTTCAGCATGAAGTCGGCCACGATGGCGATCTCGGTCTGCTGGCCCTGCGCGCCGCCGGACGGCTGGTGGATGAGCACCATGGAGTTCGGCAGGCACAGGCGCTTGCCCTTGGCGCCGTTGGAAAGCAGCACGGCGGCCATGGACGCGCACTCGCCCAGGCAGATGGTGGACACGTCGCACTTGATGAAGTCCATCGTGTCGAGGATGGCGAGACCGGCGGTCACCGAGCCACCCGGCGAGTTGATGTACAGGGAGATGTCCTTGTCGGGATCGGCGCTCTCGAGGTGGAGCAGCTGCGCCACGACGGAGTTGGCCACGTTGTCGTCGATCTGCTCGCCCAGGAAGATGACGCGATCGTTGAGCAGGCGGGAGTAGATGTCGTAGCTGCGCTCGCCGCGGGGGGACTGCTCGATAACGTAGGGGATCAATGCTGATTTGGGATCAAAACTCATAGGTATGCCTCGCTTGTCTCTTGAGGCCGCTGGGCGGCTCTGCTTGCGTTCATGCCATAGTGCGATGTATCGCTGCGCTGTGCAAGGCCCGGGTACCGTTTCGTTACCTCGGGCCGTCCAACCGCGCAGGTGCGCAGCCGGACGGCCCGAGCAGTTCGCGGTGCTATTCGGCGTCGTCGGCCTTGGCCTCGGCACCCTCGTCCTTCTTCGCAGCCTTCTTCGGAGCGGCCTTCTTGGCCGGCTTCTTCGCGGGCTCGTCGCCCTCGGCGTCGTCCTTCTTGGCGGTCTTCTTGGCGGCAGCCTTCTTGGCCGGCTTCTTCTCCTCGTCCTTCTTCTTCGAGGGGTCGAGCTCGGTCACGACGGCCTTGTCCATGAGGTCCTTCACGGCCTTCGTGCGCAGCACGCCCTGGCGCACCATGTGCAGCTGGCCGTTCGCGCGCCACTCGGCCTGCAGGGCCTCGGGGTCCTCCACGCCGCTCTTCACGAACTCCTCGGTGACGTCCTTGCCGGTGGCCTCCATGCCGAAGTGGCGGGCCCACGCGTCGAGCGCGAGGTCCTGCTTGGACATGTCGAGCGCCTGCTGCTTGACGTCTTCCTTGAACTGGTCAGGCGTGATGCCCTGCTGGGCGAGGTACACGTCGAACGTCATGCCCTGGCTCTGGAGCTGCTGGAAGAAGTCCTGGATCAGGCTGGCTTCCGCATCCTCGCGCAGGGCCTCGGGGACCTCGGCCTCGACGCGCTCGGCGAGCGCGTACAGGCAGGCGTTCTCCTTGAGGCGCGGCATCATGTCGGCCTTCTGGCTGGCGATGGACTCGGCGATGCGGGTGCGCAGGTCCTCCACGCTCTCGAAGCCCATCTGCTCCTTGGCCCACTCGTCGGTGACCTCGGGGACGATCTTCTTCTTGACGACCTTGACCTCGACCTCGAAGTTGATCTTCTCGGTCTTGCCCGCCAGCGCCGACAGCATGATCGGCGGGTCGGCCGGCATGTCGAGCGTGAACGTGGCGGTCTGGCCCTTCTTCAGGCCCACGAGCTGCTCGTCGAACTCGGCCGGGAACAGGTTGGCGCCCAGGCCGTAGGGACGGTTCTCCGTCGTCAGGGACGGGATCTCCTCGCCCTTGTCGTCGGTAGCCTTCATGGACAGGTCGATGTAGCTGTCGTCCTTCACCTTCGTGGCGGCCGACGCGTCCTCGAACGAGTAGTAGTGCTCGCGCAGGGCGTCGATCTGCTCGTCGACCTCGGCGTCGCTCGCGCCCTCGGCGGGCAGCTCGATCTCAACCGGCTCGTAGCTGGAGATCTCGATCTCCGGCTTCACCGCGACGGTGAACGCGAACGTGTACGGCTTGCCAGCCTCGACGAGGTCGGTCTCGTCGAACTCGGGCTTGGCGATGGGGTACAGGTCGCAATCGTCGATGGCGAGAGGATAGGTTCCGTTGACGACATCGTCGGTCACCGTCGCGCGGACGGCTTCGGCACCAAGGGCGTTGTCGATGATCGGGCGCGGGGCCTTGCCCTTGCGAAACCCGGGGAAGTTGTACTTGTTGGCGAAGTCCTTGTAGGTCTTCTTGATGCGGGCATCGATGTCCGCAGCATCGACGGTAACGGTCACTTTCGTGCGGTTATCTTCCAATGCCTCAACTTTTGTTTCCACGTAGCTATCCTCCATCATTCTATGTCGCCTTGCGGCATCGTTCGGTGCGATTGCCTTGGCTGCCTTCATGCGGCGATGCGCGATGACCTGCACTGCGCCAAGCACACCGAGACGGAATTATCGCACATATGAGGCCGCCCGGGAAGTAAAGATGAGGCAGGTTCACGAAGAACCGACGAAACGGGGCGGGTTGCGCGCCGTTCGCGCCGCGCGCGCCGTTCGCCCGGTCCGCCCGTCGTGCTAGTATAGGCCTGTTTCGTCCCCGCCCCCAAGGAGCCCCCATGCCGCAGGACCGCACCCTCAAAGCCATCAAGACCCGCAGCCGCAGCGAGCAGGTATCGGTGATCTCGCTGCTGTTCCTGCCGTTGCTGGGGCTGTGCTGCCTGCTGCTTCCCGAGGCGTCCACGATGGCGCTGCCGTTCGTTCTGGGCGGGATCATGGCGGTTTCCGGCATCGGCGGCATCGTGCACGCGGCGGCCGGCGCGAAGAGGGACGAAGGGGACGGAGACGGGCGCGGGCGCGCTGCCGAGCACGCGATCCTCGGCAAGGCCATCGTGATGAGCGTGCTCGGCATCGTGATCCTCGTGCAGGGGCACGCGTCCATCAGCTTCGTCGGCGTGATGTGGGGCCTGCTCGGCCTGTACAAGGCCGCCGACGAGATCGACGAGGTGGTGCATGCGCTCAGGGCCCGCCGCCGCTTCGTGCTGAAGCTCGCGTTCACCGTGTTCGAGATGGTGCTGGCCGTGCTGCTCATCGTCAGCCCGTTCGCCAACATCGAGCACCACGTGCTGCTGCTGGGCCTCGAGCTGATCGCCTACCCCTTCCGCATCGAGTCGGGCGACTCCGGCAAGCTCACCATCGAGACGGAGGCGTAGCCCCCGCCCCCGTGCGCGGGCGGGGTTCGGCGCGCGCCTGCGCAGCCGCCGTCCACCTCATGGAATAAGGTTACAAATCGATTTCCCCCTCCCGCGGAATGGCCGGTCACGGTATCATGGGAGCGAACCGAAAACGTACACGAAACGCAGCAGCGGAGGCTTTCATGCCCACCATCGATCTCAACATCATGCAGGAACGCGAACTGGGGCGTCTGCTCGACTACGAGCGCGCCACATGCACGGTCGACGGCGACCTCGTGTACCGGTGCGCCTTCCCCTACCGGCCCGACGACGATCTGCAGCGCGAGCTCGTCGAGCGAGGCGCGCTCATGCAGAAGATCGACGATCGGCGCGGCACCGTGGTCACCATCACCTCGGACGGCTACTCCTACTTCCCCATGCTGCAGCAGGAGGAGGACGAGCGCAAGCGCCGCGAGCGGCGCGAGGTGCGCCTCGTGGGCACCGCCGCCCTGTTCGCCGTC is a genomic window containing:
- a CDS encoding GGDEF domain-containing protein encodes the protein MFPYASIHPAVANAAFDQLKYDFYRLVDPSDHRVFAYGCDTAELRASDELCYRVWKQGAPCLNCTSRSCLALQAPMFKIEYLDGRVLLVTSLPSEVEGRVFALELIKDVTDSLLVADIEVHDNIEITHMVTKFNDLAVRDGFTKLFNKTYINNELEGLIQAAKDDPAVEAAAVVVLDIDDFKLINDTYGHVAGDDTLQYFANRLRNLAREFDAWVGRFGGDEFVLCAPQGLVDADLERLFAEVDVIEQHVFETEAGSFSLTASCGACFVRPDDTARTLLDRADEAMYRAKPLGRRLAVR
- a CDS encoding valine--tRNA ligase translates to MADNTNDKSGKKIDYDFAAHERPLFDAWMDAGYFQRTPELGAGTGQPYTIVIPPPNITGVLHMGHALNDTIQDTCIRRARMQGRPTRWILGTDHAGISTQTKVDKKLADQGISRLEIGREAFIEACYDWYKEYGTTIVNQIKGMGCSCDYADEHFTLEPAYVKAVRKLFVDWYHDDLIYKGKRIVNWCPHCTTSISDDEAEYVDEAGHLWYLRYPLTEPEDGLEYLVVATTRPETMLGDTGVAVNPKDERFKHLVGKTVKLPLVDREIPIFADWHVDREFGTGCVKTTPAHDPNDWAMGERNGLERINIFDETAHVVDGFGAFSGMDRDEAREAVVAAFDELGLLEKVEDHDHSVMTCYRCHTKLEPWESEQWFVAVDGLKQDAARVVEDGSIQFHPERWKQVYLDWLDNLKDWCISRQLWWGHRIPMFYCDECGWEDASVEDVEVCPVCGKPARQDEDVLDTWFSSQLWPFATMGWTEEGMDAPQMKQAYPTQVLSTARDIMGLWVARMVMASMYCTDRIPFEHVIIHPTVMAADGKPMSKSRGNGVDPLRLMEDYGADGMRFGLLMQVTGAQDLKFNEAKLESSRNFANKIRNAARFVTMNLDDYEPGAPEPVTPADRWIFSRLAGLVARVDEAFANFEFGEITRELYSFVWNEFCDWYIEFSKARLNGSPEDRRSCQRNLVFVLDQALRLLHPIMPFVTEEIYQQLPIDRADAPYLIVAAWPDAEALARYADADAERAIDMVCETVSAIRSTRARYGISPKTELNVVVKAGEADAALLEAQRGLIEGMGATASLAIAADAEKPAESSVSLAPGLEVYIVLSGLVDFDAERARLEKERAKLAADAGKLEKKLGNPGFLAKAAPEIVEKDRAKHAEMADKLARVEAQLAELG
- the clpX gene encoding ATP-dependent Clp protease ATP-binding subunit ClpX; amino-acid sequence: MNDRRDDEFEGRNSDIACAFCGKQPHQVAAMISGPNGIYICDECISVCADAMMRDLGLSVPGHDADASAEGFSHAEEGRHARVGDGAVMASVADPAPEDVLADLPTPHELYADLSEHVVGQEQAKRALSVAVYNHYKRISLGADAEDGDVELAKSNIMLLGPTGSGKTLLAQTLARTLRVPFAIADATTLTEAGYVGEDVENILLKLMTAADFDIPRAEIGIIYIDEIDKVARKAENLSITRDVSGEGVQQALLKIVEGTEASVPPQGGRKHPQQELIHIDTTNILFILGGAFVGLADIIAERVGKSGLGFNAEMPESKKHAEAELLAQVLPEDLNKYGMIPEFVGRIPVVTSLNELSEDDLVRILTEPKNALVKQYTKMFEFEDSALTFEPEALRAIAHEAVEHGTGARGLRSICERVLQDVMYDLPEQNGPSSVTIRATDITGETKPDIEPADEIEALPAGGEASLQSA
- a CDS encoding ATP-dependent Clp protease proteolytic subunit, whose translation is MSFDPKSALIPYVIEQSPRGERSYDIYSRLLNDRVIFLGEQIDDNVANSVVAQLLHLESADPDKDISLYINSPGGSVTAGLAILDTMDFIKCDVSTICLGECASMAAVLLSNGAKGKRLCLPNSMVLIHQPSGGAQGQQTEIAIVADFMLKTRNRLNKILADNTGQTLETIQNDTERDNYMTAEEAVAYGLVDRITTSRAVAPSTDE
- the tig gene encoding trigger factor, whose translation is METKVEALEDNRTKVTVTVDAADIDARIKKTYKDFANKYNFPGFRKGKAPRPIIDNALGAEAVRATVTDDVVNGTYPLAIDDCDLYPIAKPEFDETDLVEAGKPYTFAFTVAVKPEIEISSYEPVEIELPAEGASDAEVDEQIDALREHYYSFEDASAATKVKDDSYIDLSMKATDDKGEEIPSLTTENRPYGLGANLFPAEFDEQLVGLKKGQTATFTLDMPADPPIMLSALAGKTEKINFEVEVKVVKKKIVPEVTDEWAKEQMGFESVEDLRTRIAESIASQKADMMPRLKENACLYALAERVEAEVPEALREDAEASLIQDFFQQLQSQGMTFDVYLAQQGITPDQFKEDVKQQALDMSKQDLALDAWARHFGMEATGKDVTEEFVKSGVEDPEALQAEWRANGQLHMVRQGVLRTKAVKDLMDKAVVTELDPSKKKDEEKKPAKKAAAKKTAKKDDAEGDEPAKKPAKKAAPKKAAKKDEGAEAKADDAE
- a CDS encoding DUF308 domain-containing protein; translated protein: MPQDRTLKAIKTRSRSEQVSVISLLFLPLLGLCCLLLPEASTMALPFVLGGIMAVSGIGGIVHAAAGAKRDEGDGDGRGRAAEHAILGKAIVMSVLGIVILVQGHASISFVGVMWGLLGLYKAADEIDEVVHALRARRRFVLKLAFTVFEMVLAVLLIVSPFANIEHHVLLLGLELIAYPFRIESGDSGKLTIETEA